The sequence below is a genomic window from Microbacterium sp. SORGH_AS_0888.
GTGCGTGCCAGAGAGCGCTCCTCGAGGCGGAACTCCTCCGCGATGGCCGCGACCGCGATCGCGAGGTCGAAGCCGGAGCCGTGCTTGGGCAGGCTCGCCGGCGACAGGTTGACCGTGAGACGCCGCCGGGAGAGCTCCAGCCCCGAGTTGGCGCAGGCGTTGGTGACCCGCTGGACCGCCTCGCCGAGCGCCCTGTCGCCCAACCCGATGATGCGGAACTCCGGCGTCTGCTTGCTGAGGTCGGCCTCGACCTCGACGGGTGTGCCCTCCAGACCGACGAGAGCGACCGCCCACGTGCGCACGACGCTCACCGGAGGTCTCGCAGGTGCTCGATGCGGAACGGGCCCGTGCCGAGCAGGGCGATCGCGTCGACCCGGATCCGGGTGCCGCGCGCCAGGACGGGATGTGCCGTGCACCAGGCGAGCGCGAGTCGCCACAGACGCGCACGCTTGCGCGCGTCCACCGCCTCGAAGGGATGGCCGAACAGGTCGCTGCGACGCGTCTTCACCTCGACGACGACGATCTCCGTGCCGTCATGCGCCACGATGTCGAGCTCGCCCGCGGGACACCGCCAGTTCCGCTGCAGGATGCGCCACCCGCATCCGATCAGGTAGTCGGCTGCCGCCTGTTCGCCGCGGCGTCCCAGTTCGTCTTTCTCCGCCATGCGGACCAGGCTGGCCGCCGGCAGCGCCCCGCGGAGGTCCTCCCGCAGGATCCGTGGAGGAGCGGCATCGCCGCGCCGCCTGGGGAGGAGAGGATGACGCGCTCAGCTGTCGAGCGAGAGCTCCTCGGGAAGCTGGAAGTCGCGCCGTGTCAGCTCCTCGACGTTCACGTCCTTGAAGGTCAGCACCCGCACGGACTTCACGAAGCGGTCGGCGCGGTAGATGTCCCACACCCACACATCCGTCATCGAGATCTCGAAGTAGAAGTCGTGCTCCGTGTCGCGGCGCACGACGTTCACCTCGTTCGCGAGATAGAACCTGCGCTCCGTCTCGATCACGTACTGGAACTGCGACACGACGTCGCGGTACTCCTTGTAGAGCGCGAGCTCCAGCTCGCGGTCGTAGTCCTCGAAGACGTCGTCATCCATGGTGTGTCCAGCCTAGAACAGCGTCGGGGCATCGGAGATCGCCCAGCTCGTGCGGTGGTGGACGCTCAGCCCGTGCTCGCGGATCGCGGCGCGGTGCTCGAGGCTCGCGTATCCCTTGTTGCGCAGCCATCCGTATGCGGGCGCGGTCTCGTGCAGCGCGACCATGTGGCCGTCGCGCGCCACCTTCGCGACGACCGAGGCCGCCGCCGCGCTCGCGCAGTCGCGGTCGGCCTTCACGACCGTGGTGACCGCGCACGGAGCAGGGCCGGCGAGGCTGATGTAGTCGTGGTTCCCGTCGAGGATCAGGACGGCGTCCGCCAGGTCCAGCCCGAGGCCCGCGATCGCCCGGTGCGCCGCGATCCCGAGCGCACGGATGATCCCGACCTCGTCGACCTCCTGCGAGCTCGCCCAGCCGACCGCGCTCGCCTCCACCCAGGCGGCGGCGCGCTCGGCCACGGCCGCGCGTCGCGACTCGGGGATCAGCTTGGAGTCGCGCAGGCCGTCCGGCATCCGTCGCCGTGCGTGTCGCACGCCCACGGCTGCTGCGCCGACCGCGACGGGGCCGGCGAGCGCGCCGCGACCGACCTCGTCGCAGGCCACCACGAGCGGGTGCTCCCGCAGCAGCCGCCGCTCGAGGCCGAGCGTGGGGACGGCCACCGTCATCCGGACCCGCCGGCGGGGCTCGGCACGCCGGCGAACACGGCGTGGTGGAAGTCGATCGGTCCGAACCTGCTGAAGGGCCAGGTGATGACGAAGGCACGGCCCACGACGTTGTCCATCGGGACGAAGCCCTTGCCCGGCTGGTCCTGGTTGTAGCGGGAGTCCTTGGAACGGTTCCGGTTGTCGCCCAGCACCCACAGCGAGTTCGCCGGCACCGTCACGTCGAAGGCGAGCGCGGATGCCGGCTCTCCCGCGGAGACGTTGATGTACGAGGTCTCGTCGATCGCCGTGCCGTTGACCGTGATCTGACCGAGCTGATTGCAGCACACGACGTGGTCGCCCGGAAGACCGATGATGCGCTTGATGAGGTGGTCGTCGCTGTCCGAGGCGCTGAGTCCCACGAGCGAGAGCAGCCAGTCCCCGGCGGCCGCGAGCGGATTCTGCGGCGCGGTCGCCGGCTTCGGGTCGAGCCAGCCCCCCGGGTCGCGGAACACGACCACGTCGCCGCGCGAATAGCCGCCGAAGCGCGGCGTGATCTCGTCGACGAGGATGCGGTCCTGCACCATCAGCGTGGTCTCCATCGACGCCGACGGGATGTAGAACGAGCGGACGAGGAAGGTCTTGACGGCGAACGAGACGACGAGCGCGATGACGATGATGATCGCGACGTCGCGGAGGAAACGGAGCGTTCCACGCGATCGGTTACGGGATCGGGAGGGCGCGGGTGCCGTCTCGTCGGTGCTCATGTGACGTCCTTCGTGCGGCTCCTGCGGCCGCATCACCTAGCGTCGCACACCCGACGGGCGCTCTCGTGCACGGCGCAACGGAAAGGGCCCCGGTCTCCCGGGGCCCTTCGCGCGAGATCAGTTGTCGCGCTTCTCCTTGATCTTGGCCTTCTTGCCGCGAAGGTTGCGCAGGTAGTACAGCTTGGCGCGGCGCACGTCGCCGCGGGTGACGACCTCGATGTGGTCGATCACCGGCGAGTGGACCGGGAAGGTGCGCTCGACGCCGACCTGGAAGCTGATCTTGCGGACCGTGAAGGTCTCGCGGACGCCATCGCCCGAACGGCCGATGACCACGCCCTGGAAGACCTGGATACGCGAGCGGTTGCCCTCGGTGATGTTCACGTGCACCTTGACGGTGTCGCCGGGGGCGAAGTCGGGGATGTCCGAGCGGAGCGAGGCCGCATCGAGGGCGTCGAGGATCTGCATGGTCTTGTCTCTCTGCCGCCGCCACAGGTCGGACGGCGGATATAGGTATGGGGATGTGATGTGCCGGTGGCCGACCGCGATTGGCGGGCGACGGGCTCCCCTGTGGCAGAGCCGGGCCGGGGCACAAACAACTATTCTGCCACGCCCGGGCCGCGCGACCAAACTACGGACGCGGGCTCTCCTTCACCACGATGACCTCGGGCCCGGTGCGCGGGGGCGCCTCGGCGCGCGGCGGGATGTAGGCCGTGCCGTCGGTCGCCCGCAGCAGCACGGCGGAGGGGCGCGCCTCGCGCCACAGCTGCCAGAGCGTCAGCCAGAAGAGGCCGACACCGACGATGACCGTGAGCACGAACATCGGCGCCCACCACGTCTGCCCGTAGAAGCCGAGCGCGATCGTGAGCGCGTTCCAGACGCCGAAGCCGGCGACATCCCACCAGGAGACGGCGCGCTCGGCGCGGACGCTGGCGCGAGCGCGGACCAGGAGCGCCAGCGCCAGCTGGCCGAGGAACACGGAGGGGATCGCGAGGAAGAACATCCAGACGAAGGCCCAGCCGCCCGCGCTGAACAGGCCCCAGCCGACGAAGAGCCAGAGCGGAAGCAGGAACGCCGCGGGGATGAGCCAGCGGAAGAACGCCTTCCGGATCCACATGCCTCAGATGGTACGCGCGAGCGGCGGTCACGGGGCGGACCGCGCGCGTTCTCACCGCATCCCCACAGCCGGGGCGGCACAATGGAGGAGAAAAGAAGGAGCACCATGATCGAGCTGCGCACCCCGGCCGAGATCGAGCAGATGCGGCCCGCGGGCCGGTTCGTCGCGGAGGTCCTCGCGACGCTTCGCGACGAGACCCGGGTCGGATCCAACCTGCTCTCGCTCGACCGTCGCGCGCACGAGATGATCCGCAAGGCCGGCGCGACCTCCTGCTACATCGACTACCACCCCTCCTTCGGCGCGATGCCCTTCGGCAAGGTGCTGTGCACCTCCGTCAACGACGCCGTGCTGCACGGGCTCCCCTTCGACTACACGCTGCGCGACGGCGACCTGGTCACGCTCGACTTCGCGGCATCCGTCGACGGCTGGGTCGCGGACTCGGCCGTGTCGTTCGTGGTGGGAACGCCGCGCGACGAGGACCTCCGCCTCATCGACACGACCCGGCGCGCGCTGGATGCCGCGATCTCGGCGGCGACCGTGGATCACCGCGTCGGCGACCTCTCGGCCACGATCGCCGACGTGGCGCACGCCGAGGGCTACTCGATCAACACCGACTTCGGCGGGCACGGCGTCGGCCGCGAGATGCACGGCGACCCACACGTCCCCAACGACGGCAAGCCGGGCCGCGGGTATCCGCTGCGGCCCGGGCTGGTCGTGGCGATCGAGCCGTGGCTGCTCGCCACGACGGACGAGCTGATCACGGACCCCGACGGCTGGACCCTGCGCAGCGCCGACGGCTCCCGCGGCGCGCACAGCGAGCACACGATCGCGGTCACCGCCGACGGGCCCGTCGTGCTGACCGACCGCTCGTTCCTCGGCGTCGACTGAGGCGCGAGCCCGAGGGCGGGGCGTCAGGGCAGGAGGTCGGGGCGACGCGTGCGCGTGCGCTCGAGCTGCTGCTCATGTCGCCACTCGGCGACCCTGCCGTGATGTCCGCTCAGCAGCACATCGGGCACGTCGAGCCCGCGCCAGGAGGCGGGCTTCGTGTATGAGGGGTACTCCAGCAGACCGTCGGAGTGGGACTCCTCGACGAGGGAGGCGGGGTTTCCCACGACACCGGGCACGAGGCGCCCGACGGCCTCGATCATCGCCATGGCCGCGACCTCGCCGCCGTTGAGGACGTAGTCGCCGAGGCTCACGAGCCGCACCTCGCCGAGCGTCG
It includes:
- the rplS gene encoding 50S ribosomal protein L19, with protein sequence MQILDALDAASLRSDIPDFAPGDTVKVHVNITEGNRSRIQVFQGVVIGRSGDGVRETFTVRKISFQVGVERTFPVHSPVIDHIEVVTRGDVRRAKLYYLRNLRGKKAKIKEKRDN
- a CDS encoding ribonuclease HII; protein product: MTVAVPTLGLERRLLREHPLVVACDEVGRGALAGPVAVGAAAVGVRHARRRMPDGLRDSKLIPESRRAAVAERAAAWVEASAVGWASSQEVDEVGIIRALGIAAHRAIAGLGLDLADAVLILDGNHDYISLAGPAPCAVTTVVKADRDCASAAAASVVAKVARDGHMVALHETAPAYGWLRNKGYASLEHRAAIREHGLSVHHRTSWAISDAPTLF
- a CDS encoding YraN family protein, which codes for MAEKDELGRRGEQAAADYLIGCGWRILQRNWRCPAGELDIVAHDGTEIVVVEVKTRRSDLFGHPFEAVDARKRARLWRLALAWCTAHPVLARGTRIRVDAIALLGTGPFRIEHLRDLR
- a CDS encoding MFS transporter permease, which gives rise to MWIRKAFFRWLIPAAFLLPLWLFVGWGLFSAGGWAFVWMFFLAIPSVFLGQLALALLVRARASVRAERAVSWWDVAGFGVWNALTIALGFYGQTWWAPMFVLTVIVGVGLFWLTLWQLWREARPSAVLLRATDGTAYIPPRAEAPPRTGPEVIVVKESPRP
- a CDS encoding DUF2469 family protein translates to MDDDVFEDYDRELELALYKEYRDVVSQFQYVIETERRFYLANEVNVVRRDTEHDFYFEISMTDVWVWDIYRADRFVKSVRVLTFKDVNVEELTRRDFQLPEELSLDS
- the map gene encoding type I methionyl aminopeptidase, yielding MIELRTPAEIEQMRPAGRFVAEVLATLRDETRVGSNLLSLDRRAHEMIRKAGATSCYIDYHPSFGAMPFGKVLCTSVNDAVLHGLPFDYTLRDGDLVTLDFAASVDGWVADSAVSFVVGTPRDEDLRLIDTTRRALDAAISAATVDHRVGDLSATIADVAHAEGYSINTDFGGHGVGREMHGDPHVPNDGKPGRGYPLRPGLVVAIEPWLLATTDELITDPDGWTLRSADGSRGAHSEHTIAVTADGPVVLTDRSFLGVD
- the lepB gene encoding signal peptidase I; this translates as MSTDETAPAPSRSRNRSRGTLRFLRDVAIIIVIALVVSFAVKTFLVRSFYIPSASMETTLMVQDRILVDEITPRFGGYSRGDVVVFRDPGGWLDPKPATAPQNPLAAAGDWLLSLVGLSASDSDDHLIKRIIGLPGDHVVCCNQLGQITVNGTAIDETSYINVSAGEPASALAFDVTVPANSLWVLGDNRNRSKDSRYNQDQPGKGFVPMDNVVGRAFVITWPFSRFGPIDFHHAVFAGVPSPAGGSG